DNA from Thermococcus argininiproducens:
TTATAACTGGGTTTTTAAAAAGTAAATATTTGGTGAAAGGTGTGAAGACTCCATGTGAGTTCTGGGCCGAAGAGGTTATGCCAAATATAAGAGCCAAAGTAGCTGGCATCTTGTATTCTAAAGGATTTACTCAGGCTAGAATAGCTGAACATCTGGGTATAACCCAAGCAATGGTGAGCAAATACTTGGCTGGCAAATACAAAGAGCTTGGTGGAGAACTCGCTAAAGAAGTAGAGTCAATATCTGAAGAAATCGCTGCCCTAATCATTTATGGTGCACGAAAAGAAGACGTGATACGATTTTTAAATCGAGCTTTTTTCAAGATGTTTAAGAGTGGGATTCTCTGTAAAGGATATTTGGAGTATATTGGGAGTGATGATGAGTCTCTATGTAAGGATATATTTAGTGAAGAACCTTCTAGAACTCAAGTTTTGGAAGAGCTCAATTTGGCCCTTAATGGACTTTTACAGGATATGAAGTTTTTAAAGCTAATACCTGAAATCAGAAGCAACTTTGCTTATTCTGTCTCAAATCCAAAGGAGAAGAACGATGTTGCTGCAATTCCGGGAAGAATAACTGTTGTGAAAGATAAGCTGTATGCTCTGCCTCCTGAATTTGGGGCAAGTGAGCATATGGCGAAGGTTTTAATAGCTATTTCAGAGATGTTCCCTGAAGTGAGAGCTGTGCTTAATATAAAGTATGACGAACACATCTATGACGCTCTTAAGAAGGCAGGGTTTGCAATAGGGTTTGTGGAAAAAAAGGAGCGTGAGGAAGACGAGACTATCCAACTAATAGCTCAGGAATTTAAGAAAAGAGGCAAGTTAGATGCTGTTGTGGACAAAGGGGGCTTTGGAATAGAGCCCTGTGTTTACCTCTTTGGAGAAGATCCTATAGAGGTTGTGGAAAAGGTCAAAAGACTGGAGAGCTTTTTATGAAACAAAAATTTGCTTATCTCTATCTTCTTGTTTTGGCTTATGCAAATCTTTCTCCTAAAGTGCCTTCCTCAGGAATAATGGGGGGAGACAAAATAATTCACTTTTTGGAGTTCTTCGTACTGGGTATCTTAAGTACAAACAAAGCTTTTCTTGTCTTTCCAGTAATATTTGAGTTCCTACAACTTTTTGTACCGGGAAGAAGTTTTTCCTTTCTAGATATGAGCGCAAATCTAATAGGATTTACCATCGGATATCTTGCTTGGAGGTGGTGGAATGAAAGCAGTGGTGGAGGAACTTAAATTCTCTACTAATGGCGAAATTGATCTCATCGATATAACATATGCAATTGAGGAGATTGTTGAAAGAAGCGGGGTTAAAAACGGCCAAGTTTTAGTGTTTGTTCCAGGAGCAACTGGAGCAATTGTAACAATAGAACATGAAAGAGGACTTCTTGAAGATTTTAAGAGACTATTAAAAGAATTGGTTCCAAAAGGGGCTGGTTATAAGCATGATCTCATAGACAACAATGCCCACTCACATCTCCGAGCCAGTTTGTTGGGCCCGTCATTGGTGCTGCCTGTTGTTGAGGGCAGGGTAATTAGGGGAACATGGCAACAGATATTTTTTGTCGAACTTGATGTGAGACCAAGAAGGAGAAAAGTAATAGTACAGGTTATAGGAAGTTAAATCTGTAGAATCATGAAATCTCTTCCTACAATCCCGATATCTCCTACTTTTTCTTCAAGCTCCTCATGAGTGTAGTTTGAGTGACTTATGTGGGCAAATATTGTCTTTTTCGCATCTATTTTTTGAGCCAGTTTAATGGCGTCTTCAACTCCTAAATGGGTTTTTGGTATTGAGTGTTTATGTGTCATCTCAGAGACAAGTAGATCGACCCTATGGAGCTCGTTTAATAGCTCCTTATCCTTTAAAATCTCTGGACCGGTATCGCCAGTTACTACAATTCTTTTTTCTCTTATTTCAATGATGAATCCACCGGACACATCCCCCGGTTGATGTGTTGTAGGAAAGTGCTTTATTCTAAACTTTCCAAAGTTGTACCACCTATTAAATTCAAGGGGGACATAACTCCATTCTCTGTTACCTAAAAATGTCTCTTGCAAAAGTTTTGCCATTTTAAGAGTTTTTTCATGGGAATAAAAGCTCACTCTCCTAAGAATCTGCAGTTCTGGGAGACCTGCTATGTGATCAAAATGTGGGTGGGTTATGAGGACCCTCTCGATTTTTTCATTCAAATGTTCGAGGTGGTAGTGCAGATCTGGAGAGGGGTCTATAAGAGCATTTATTTTAGGAATATACATAGAAAATCTTGTTCGTTTATACTCGGGAAATTTCCTTGCCCTAGTGCAGTTTTCACAACTGCAAAAAAGTTTGGGGGTGCCACTATAAGAACCAGATCCGAGTAGAATGATTCTCATCTTTCCCCCTCCAGAATTTGTTTCCAGATTGAATTGTTGTGGATTATTATCCACCACTCCTTCAGTTCCCTTCTTTTTCTTCTCCAATCGGGGTGGAAGTGACTAACGAGCTTCCAGAACCTCTTTGAGTGATTCATCTCTATCAAATGAGCAGTTTCATGAGTTACAAGATAGTCTATAAGCTCCAGAGGTAAAGCGAGCATGGCTAAATTAAAGTTCAGATTCCCTCTTGGGGAACAGCTCCCCCATCTTGTTTTTTGTTTACGAATGAAGATCTTTTTAGGTTTAACTCCAAGATATTCAGATTTATCGTGGACAATTGGGGTTATTAGGATTTTAAGCTCTTTTCTCAATGTTTTCTCAAGTTTTTCCTCTGAAGGAAGTGTAATACCCTCCCCGGAAATTTCAAATTTTTTCCCATTTTTAACGGAATAAAATTTTCCGAGGTATGGAAAACCTGAAAGTTGTTTTGCTTTTTCAATTTTTTGAAGTTTTGAGAGAATCCAGTCTTCTTTTTCCTTTAAAAATTGCTCAACTTTTTTTGTTGGAGAGACTATCCAAAGTTTTCCTTCTGGGGTCATGTAAATTCTCACATACCTTACCCTTCTTACGCTAACCTCATATTGTACTTGCTTTCCATTAAGATTTATCTTTGGCATATTTTTTCTTATACTTTTCAGGATTTAAGTGTTTATAACTCAGGCCCCATCTTTTGAGCGTATGGTAGCACATAGAACAAAGATTTAATACTTTAAGAACAAAGTTTATTGGGAGGAAATATGAGGAAGACGCTTTATATAATCTTAATCGCTGGATTTTTCGCTATACTTGGCTCAACCATGAGTAAGTCTCCCACCTTGCCACTGTATGCTCAAAGTTTGGGACTTAGTAGGGGAGAAATTGGAATTATCGCGGCTGCTTCTACGATAACTGGTATTTTTGTAAACTTTGCCTCTGGTCTTCTAAGTGATATCTATGGAAGAAAGAGATTACTTAAAATAAGTGGTTTTGTCTTCTTTTCAGCTCCCCTTCTATACTTTTTTGCAGATGATGCCATAACGCTCGCTTTGGTAAGAGCTTATTATGGAATAGCAACTGCAATTTTTGTTCCGGTGTCTCTTGCATTAATAAGTGATATCTATCCTGAAAGGAAAGGAACTTTTATGGGGATCTTGAGCTCTGCGACTTTGGTGGGGAGGGCCA
Protein-coding regions in this window:
- a CDS encoding MBL fold metallo-hydrolase, with the translated sequence MRIILLGSGSYSGTPKLFCSCENCTRARKFPEYKRTRFSMYIPKINALIDPSPDLHYHLEHLNEKIERVLITHPHFDHIAGLPELQILRRVSFYSHEKTLKMAKLLQETFLGNREWSYVPLEFNRWYNFGKFRIKHFPTTHQPGDVSGGFIIEIREKRIVVTGDTGPEILKDKELLNELHRVDLLVSEMTHKHSIPKTHLGVEDAIKLAQKIDAKKTIFAHISHSNYTHEELEEKVGDIGIVGRDFMILQI
- a CDS encoding secondary thiamine-phosphate synthase enzyme YjbQ, with protein sequence MKAVVEELKFSTNGEIDLIDITYAIEEIVERSGVKNGQVLVFVPGATGAIVTIEHERGLLEDFKRLLKELVPKGAGYKHDLIDNNAHSHLRASLLGPSLVLPVVEGRVIRGTWQQIFFVELDVRPRRRKVIVQVIGS
- a CDS encoding VanZ family protein encodes the protein MKQKFAYLYLLVLAYANLSPKVPSSGIMGGDKIIHFLEFFVLGILSTNKAFLVFPVIFEFLQLFVPGRSFSFLDMSANLIGFTIGYLAWRWWNESSGGGT
- a CDS encoding M48 family metallopeptidase codes for the protein MPKINLNGKQVQYEVSVRRVRYVRIYMTPEGKLWIVSPTKKVEQFLKEKEDWILSKLQKIEKAKQLSGFPYLGKFYSVKNGKKFEISGEGITLPSEEKLEKTLRKELKILITPIVHDKSEYLGVKPKKIFIRKQKTRWGSCSPRGNLNFNLAMLALPLELIDYLVTHETAHLIEMNHSKRFWKLVSHFHPDWRRKRRELKEWWIIIHNNSIWKQILEGER
- a CDS encoding thiamine-phosphate synthase family protein translates to MKGVKTPCEFWAEEVMPNIRAKVAGILYSKGFTQARIAEHLGITQAMVSKYLAGKYKELGGELAKEVESISEEIAALIIYGARKEDVIRFLNRAFFKMFKSGILCKGYLEYIGSDDESLCKDIFSEEPSRTQVLEELNLALNGLLQDMKFLKLIPEIRSNFAYSVSNPKEKNDVAAIPGRITVVKDKLYALPPEFGASEHMAKVLIAISEMFPEVRAVLNIKYDEHIYDALKKAGFAIGFVEKKEREEDETIQLIAQEFKKRGKLDAVVDKGGFGIEPCVYLFGEDPIEVVEKVKRLESFL